In one Legionella clemsonensis genomic region, the following are encoded:
- the ubiH gene encoding 2-octaprenyl-6-methoxyphenyl hydroxylase yields MVDKQVDILIVGGGLTGAVLLLALADKGYSVLLVDANKFSDKIHADFDARSLALSPASVRILDMLNVWPLLQANATAINTIHVSDQHHFGTTRLTGKPDKPLGYVVEMQYINRALHQLLSLQEILAPAQLQFLDQQKGVVTASTSTGEFSIQAKLIVAADGTDSAVRRLLNIPARQKDYGQLAIVANIGLARAHHYWAYERFTASGPLALLPMTDNRASLVWALKPEEAQRLFHLNEKEFLTTLQRQFGYRLGRLVRVGKRVIFPLRQVVMTQQTPWPFVFVGNAAHTLHPVAGQGFNLGLRDVAALAQCILQYGLNPSMLQQYGGMRRQDQQSIINLTDGLIKIFTSRLPGLSLARNVGLVAVDNLPFLKNRLAYYARGFAGVTPDLVCGMALDSKEAT; encoded by the coding sequence GTGGTTGATAAACAAGTCGATATACTGATCGTTGGTGGCGGTCTTACTGGTGCAGTTTTACTGCTTGCTCTGGCAGATAAGGGATATTCTGTCTTGCTGGTTGATGCTAACAAGTTCAGTGATAAAATTCATGCAGATTTTGACGCACGCAGTTTGGCTTTGTCTCCTGCGAGTGTACGCATTTTAGACATGCTTAATGTATGGCCCTTATTACAGGCTAATGCAACTGCAATTAATACCATTCATGTTTCTGATCAGCACCATTTTGGCACGACACGTTTGACAGGGAAACCTGATAAGCCCCTGGGGTATGTGGTCGAGATGCAATATATTAATCGAGCGCTTCATCAACTGTTGTCACTCCAAGAAATCTTGGCGCCAGCACAATTACAATTTCTCGATCAGCAAAAAGGGGTGGTAACGGCTAGTACCTCAACAGGCGAATTCAGCATCCAGGCCAAGTTAATTGTGGCGGCAGATGGGACGGATTCTGCTGTACGTCGGCTGTTAAATATTCCCGCCAGACAAAAGGATTATGGGCAACTAGCCATCGTGGCCAATATTGGCCTGGCTCGTGCCCATCATTATTGGGCCTATGAACGTTTCACGGCTTCAGGTCCATTAGCACTACTGCCAATGACTGATAACCGCGCTTCTTTGGTCTGGGCTCTTAAGCCTGAAGAGGCCCAACGTTTATTTCACTTAAATGAAAAAGAATTTCTAACGACTTTACAACGACAATTTGGTTATCGCCTGGGGCGTCTGGTGCGTGTAGGAAAACGTGTCATTTTTCCATTACGTCAAGTGGTAATGACTCAACAAACACCATGGCCTTTTGTCTTTGTGGGGAACGCTGCTCATACCTTACATCCGGTTGCAGGTCAGGGATTTAATTTAGGATTACGGGACGTAGCTGCTCTGGCGCAATGCATCCTTCAATATGGGCTTAATCCGAGTATGCTGCAGCAATATGGGGGAATGCGAAGGCAGGACCAACAGAGCATTATAAATTTAACGGATGGTTTGATTAAAATTTTTACCAGTCGCTTGCCAGGGCTTTCTTTAGCACGCAATGTAGGGCTTGTTGCAGTCGATAATTTGCCTTTTCTAAAGAACCGGTTGGCCTATTATGCTCGCGGTTTCGCTGGCGTTACACCGGATTTGGTGTGTGGTATGGCGCTGGATTCCAAGGAAGCAACATGA